A window from Vigna angularis cultivar LongXiaoDou No.4 chromosome 7, ASM1680809v1, whole genome shotgun sequence encodes these proteins:
- the LOC108331396 gene encoding B3 domain-containing protein Os11g0197600-like, which produces MGCDCGGKLNLRKPHFYEVYSSAFSSHRLKIPDGFVCRMEGRTYGSFSLTGPSGNVWTVHLLKQDNDLFFHHGWSSFVVDHRLECGDLLVFRYEGHLHFTVQVFDKDGCEKEAAFMSECSQSSSDFEEIVGQKRDVKESSSLDIAFDGVAKKRRGCKYENREHEPGFVGKELLRYEVVRPIRMFRETEETSKACLANDSLVPFHMDHRNEEAAILYRNGKEDGHYFLGGVSLSNVSAQDEKKVAQSFTSKFPYFVRIMKSFNVSGSYTLNIPYQFSMAHLPNCKIKIILHNLKGEHWTVNSVPTTRVHTSHTLCGGWMAFVRGNNIKIGDICIFELVNECELRVHIAGVGKDGLEDDQVGRVNAGHAGTTRYMPMNAKVNSKSIRKVDLSDKKWPKIGQETVLSIDLKKSGRASNTSKKMGLCPQSKAAHKKLATPRRHRVEDELSSQAKSGLRMLFALDEQRVAQAFSSPFPSFVKIMKMFNVSGSYTLKIPYQFSAAHLPTYKTEVILRNSRGECWTVNSVPDAKGRTVHTFCGGWMAFVRDNDINFGDTCIFELVTQCEMQVYISGVGKEGPDHQNAHLKLDRLSILPSTC; this is translated from the exons ATGGGGTGTGACTGTGGGGGGAAGTTAAATTTGAGAAAGCCTCATTTTTATGAGGTTTATTCCTCTGCCTTCAGCTCTCATAGACTG AAAATTCCAGATGGATTTGTGTGTCGCATGGAGGGAAGGACGTACGGGTCATTTTCATTGACTGGTCCCAGTGGAAACGTATGGACAGTGCACTTACTTAAGCAGGACAATGATCTATTCTTCCATCATGGATGGTCGTCATTTGTGGTGGATCATCGTCTAGAATGTGGTGACCTTTTGGTTTTCAGATACGAAGGTCACTTGCATTTCACCGTCCAAGTATTTGATAAGGATGGATGTGAGAAAGAGGCAGCATTTATGTCTGAATGTAGTCAAAGTTCGAGTGACTTTGAGGAAATTGTTGGACAGAAAAGAGATGTGAAGGAGAGTTCTTCTTTGGATATTGCATTTGATGGTGTTGCTAAGAAAAGGAGAGGTTGTAAATATGAGAACCGGGAACATGAACCAGGGTTTGTTGGTAAAGAACTATTGCGATATGAGGTAGTAAGACCGATTAGAATGTTCAGAGAAACTGAAGAAACTTCGAAAGCTTGTTTGGCTAATGATAGCCTTGTGCCTTTTCACATGGACCATCGAAATGAAG AGGCTGCCATCCTGTACAGAAATGGAAAGGAAGATGGTCATTATTTTCTTGGTGGAGTTTCATTATCAAATGTATCAGCACAAGATGAGAAAAAAGTTGCTCAGTCTTTTACTTCCAAATTTCCGTATTTTGTTAGAATCATGAAAAGCTTCAATGTCAGTGGTTCATATACTCTG AATATCCCATATCAGTTTTCCATGGCGCACCTTCCCAATTGCAAGATAAAGATTATTCTTCATAATTTGAAAGGAGAACATTGGACTGTCAATTCTGTGCCAACAACTAGAGTGCATACTAGTCACACACTTTGTGGAGGATGGATGGCTTTCGTTCGTGGTAATAACATTAAGATTGGAGATATCTGTATTTTTGAGCTTGTGAACGAGTGTGAATTACGTGTTCACATTGCTGGGGTTGGAAAAGATGGTCTAGAAGACGACCAGGTTGGAAGAGTGAATGCAGGGCATGCTGGAACTACCAGATATATGCCAATGAATGCTAAAGTAAACTCAAAGTCCATAAGAAAAGTTGATCTATCAGATAAAAAATGGCCCAAGATTGGTCAAGAAACTGTTTTATCCATTGACCTTAAGAAATCTGGTAGAGCTTCAAATACTTCTAAGAAGATGGGCCTTTGCCCTCAGTCCAAAGCTGCCCATAAAAAGTTGG CTACTCCGAGGAGACATCGGGTTGAAGATGAGCTAAGCTCACAGGCTAAATCTGGTTTGAGAATGTTGTTTGCACTGGATGAACAAAGAGTAGCTCAAGCTTTTAGTTCCCCTTTTCCCAGTTTTGTTAAAATCATGAAAATGTTCAATGTCAGTGGCTCATACACTTTG AAAATTCCATACCAGTTCTCAGCTGCACATCTCCCAACTTACAAAACTGAAGTTATACTTCGTAATTCAAGAGGTGAATGTTGGACTGTGAACTCTGTACCAGATGCAAAAGGCCGAACAGTTCACACCTTTTGTGGGGGTTGGATGGCCTTTGTTCGTGACAATGACATAAATTTTGGTGACACATGCATTTTTGAACTGGTTACTCAATGTGAGATGCAGGTGTACATATCTGGGGTCGGAAAGGAAGGGCCTGACCATCAAAATGCCCACTTAAAACTTGACAGATTGTCTATCCTTCCATCTACCTGCTAA